Proteins from one Salmo salar chromosome ssa07, Ssal_v3.1, whole genome shotgun sequence genomic window:
- the LOC123743841 gene encoding uncharacterized protein, which produces MSTVVALLFVLCSCAPDGQLQHSDNPKTDNTVQVYQDGDEGHDEDVPMNNHLTETAVVEARLRVSESQVEEQRVLLQELRAIVAQQSTKLNEMGATMEEQRVLLQELRAIVAQQSTKLNEMGATVEELKRENRERPKVAFSASLSESKGPNSDDGILVYKHVFNNIGEAYSPVTGIFRAPVNGVYYFTYTAFTTSSKKRRVSLYKTSNGDCDRW; this is translated from the exons ATGAGCACTGTAGTAGCTCTGCTGTTCGTCCTCTGCAGCTGTGCCCCTGACGGACAGCTTCAGCACAGTGACAACCCTAAAACTGACAACACCGTACAGGTCTACCAAGATGGGGACGAGGGCCATGATGAAGACGTTCCCATGAACAACCATCTGACTGAAACAGCCGTCGTGGAAGCCAGGCTGAGGGTCAGCGAGAGCCAGGTGGAGGAACAGAGAGTCCTACTCCAGGAGCTGAGAGCCATTGTGGCTCAACAGAGCACCAAACTGAATGAGATGGGAGCCACCATGGAGGAACAGAGAGTCCTACTCCAGGAGCTGAGAGCC ATTGTGGCTCAACAGAGCACCAAACTGAATGAGATGGGAGCCACCGTGGAGGaactgaagagagagaacagagagagaccgaaGGTGGCCTTCTCAGCCTCGCTGTCTGAATCCAAAGGACCAAATAGTGATGATGGCATCCTGGTCTACAAACATGTCTTCAACAATATTGGTGAGGCTTACAGTCCAGTGACAGGTATCTTCAGAGCACCGGTTAATGGAGTCTACTACTTCACATACACTGCCTTTACAACCTCCAGCAAGAAGAGAAGAGTGTCGCTGTATAAGACTTCTAATGGAGACTGTGACCGATGGTGA